The following coding sequences lie in one Xyrauchen texanus isolate HMW12.3.18 chromosome 25, RBS_HiC_50CHRs, whole genome shotgun sequence genomic window:
- the LOC127619063 gene encoding troponin C, skeletal muscle-like — translation MTDAQQEARSYLSEEMLAEFKAAFDMFDTDGGGDISTKELGTVMRMLGQNPTREELEEIIEEVDEDGSGSIDFEEFLVMMVRLLKEDQAGKSEEELAECFRVLDKNGDGYIDRDEFAEIIRSTGESITDEEIDELLKDGDKNNDGMLDFDEFLKMMENVQ, via the exons ACTGACGCGCAACAGGAGGCCCGCTCATATTTGAGCGAGGAGATGCTTGCCG AGTTCAAGGCTGCCTTTGACATGTTCGACACCGATGGTGGCGGTGATATCAGCACCAAGGAGTTGGGTACCGTCATGAGGATGTTGGGTCAGAATCCAACCAGAGAGGAGTTGGAAGAAATCATTGAGGAGGTTGATGAAGACg GCAGCGGATCCATCGACTTTGAAGAGTTCTTGGTCATGATGGTGAGACTCCTAAAGGAGGACCAGGCTGGCAAGAGTGAAGAAGAGTTGGCTGAATGCTTCCGTGTGCTGGACAA GAATGGTGATGGTTACATCGACAGAGACGAGTTTGCTGAGATCATCCGCAGCACCGGTGAATCCATCACGGATGAGGAGATTGATGAGCTGCTTAAAGATGGAGACAAAAACAACGATGGCATGCTGGACTTTGATg AATTCCTCAAGATGATGGAGAACGTGCAGTAA